One stretch of Octopus sinensis unplaced genomic scaffold, ASM634580v1 Contig09399, whole genome shotgun sequence DNA includes these proteins:
- the LOC115228097 gene encoding LOW QUALITY PROTEIN: carbohydrate sulfotransferase 12-like (The sequence of the model RefSeq protein was modified relative to this genomic sequence to represent the inferred CDS: deleted 2 bases in 1 codon) yields the protein MCYLFFCLYIAKGFTFVSSFYQQIIPGSATIPTEFSNTYQLKLRETINSKLFQTNPIKEKQQTKAPHLLSKGLKFSRNLAKKRPGLFSLIATREQNFKRKQLLNGQCQRHGVRRPPFHYLMLVNHQHKMVFCYIPKVGCTFFKRLMLILKGKYQNGSSPYDIAPTKIHTLRMNTFSTRPRKNAAVLKAYKKVVFVRDPYSRLFSGYLDKIFLPQQNFKTLCTYIIKTFRKSVVKNSSIICPVDVTFEEFLRYAIFKSEESKKNDHFDMMHDLCGTCNIKYDIIGKLDTFVPDLNLMFEEIGEGHRMSAKNMLTERVGDDLTVVVDHAFHNKNNTCVDFSQILRRTWRRAQIRGFVSMDLDFPFTNNQTLFVTKQEFLDTIKDASLVSKNDKSLKVIKNEAMSYAYSTVPMDVLDQLEVLLKDDCLQFGYDTRPKHVFEANQRTWNFNYFNV from the exons ATGtgctatttatttttctgtctataCATTGCAAAAGGATttacttttgtctcttcattctATCAACAGATCATTCCAGGATCGGCGACAATTCCAACAGAGTTTTCTAACACATATCAACTGAAGCTCAGGGAAACAATTAATAGCAAATTGTTTCAAACAAATCCCATCAAggagaaacaacaaacaaaagcacCACATTTACTATCAAAAGGTCttaaattttcaagaaatttagCCAAAAAAAGACCAGGGCTATTTTCATTGATCGCAACGAGAGAGCAAAACTTTAAACGGAAACAATTACTAAATGGTCAGTGTCAGCGACATGGTGTCAGACGCCCTCCGTTTCATTATCTGATGCTTGTGAACCACCAACATAAAATGGTATTCTGCTACATCCCTAAAGTTGGCTGCACATTCTTTAAACGCCTTATGTTGATTCTCAAAGGGAAATATCAGAATGGTTCTAGTCCGTATGATATAGCACCAACCAAAATACACACGTTGCGAATGAATACCTTTTCGACTCGTCCCAGAAAAAATGCCGCAGTCTTGAAGGCTTACAAGAAAGTAGTTTTTGTTCGGGATCCTTATTCACGCCTTTTTTCAGGTTATCTCGACAAAATTTTCTTGccacaacaaaattttaaaacccTGTGTACTTATATTATTAAAACTTTCAGGAAAAGTGTGGTTAAAAATTCAAGTATTATATGTCCTGTTGATGTaacttttgaagaatttttgcGTTATGCCATC TTCAAAtctgaagaaagtaaaaaaaatgatcATTTTGATATGATGCATGATCTGTGTGGTACCTGTAATATCAAGTATGATATCATAGGGAAACTCGATACTTTTGTCCCTGATTTGAATTTAATGTTTGAAGAAATTGGTGAAGGTCATAGAATGTCAGCCAAAAATATGTTAACTGAGAGAGTTGGAGATGATCTTACAGTTGTCGTTGACCACGCCTTTCATAACAAGAATAATACATGTGTGGATTTCTCGCAA ATTTTGCGCCGCACATGGCGAAGAGCTCAGATTCGAGGATTCGTCAGTATGGATTTAGATTTCCCTTTTACCAATAACCAGACATTATTTGTAACTAAACAAGAATTTTTAGATACTATTAAAGATGCCAGTCTGGTTTCAAAAAATGATAAAAGTTTAAAAGTCATCAAAAATGAAGCAATGTCTTACGCTTATAGTACAGTACCAATGGATGTTTTAGATCAGTTAGAGGTTCTTCTAAAAGATGACTGTTTACAATTTGGATACGACACAAGGCCAAAACATGTATTCGAAGCCAATCAACGAACAtggaattttaattattttaatgtttga